In a single window of the Megalobrama amblycephala isolate DHTTF-2021 linkage group LG3, ASM1881202v1, whole genome shotgun sequence genome:
- the LOC125263959 gene encoding uncharacterized protein LOC125263959 — translation MAEISCIEILFIHTLVQIVHIGGSLQVFINLSGNRAVGGAASQSSTSSGSWSAEKAIDSNRGLQQLNTSCSSTLNETNPWWRLDLRDVYRVREVVITNRNDCCAEQINGAEIRIGNSLENNGTNNPICAVIPAIPAGESYNYTCNGMEGRYVNVYIPGDQKVLSLCEVEVYGYLAENLAVDGSATQSSTSGDGFAEKAVERGLQQLYTGCSSTLNETNPWWRLDLRHIYRISKVVITNRNDCCAEQINGAEIRIGNSLENNGTNNPICAVIPAIPAGKSSSYSCNGMEGRYVNLNIPGNMKILTLCEMKVFGEGPCLKRSFVKMQFNSSKYLTDPSVRENILKQVVVVKKINTLEISHEEHDNSLKRQ, via the exons atggcagaaataagctgcATAGAAATCTTATTCATACACACGCTTGTTCAAATTGTGCATATAGGTGGGTCACTACaggtttttattaatttgtcagGAAATCGGGCAGTAGGAGGAGCTGCTTCACAGTCGTCAACATCTTCTGGGAGCTGGTCTGCAGAAAAGGCCATAGACAGTAATCGAGGTCTCCAGCAGTTGAATACATCATGTTCATCAACCCTTAATGAGACTAACCCATGGTGGAGGCTGGATCTGCGTGATGTGTACAGAGTTAGAGAAGTGGTCATCACTAACAGAAATGACTGCTGTGCAGAACAAATAAATGGAGCAGAGATTCGCATCGGAAACTCTTTGGAGAACAATGGCACCAACAATCCCAT aTGTGCTGTTATTCCTGCTATTCCAGCAGGAGAGTCCTACAACTACACATGTAATGGGATGGAGGGACGTTATGTGAATGTTTATATTCCTGGTGATCAAAAGGttctttctctttgtgaggttgaAGTCTACGGGTATTTGGCAG AAAATCTAGCAGTAGATGGATCTGCTACACAGTCATCAACATCTGGGGACGGGTTTGCTGAAAAGGCAGTTGAGCGAGGTCTCCAGCAGTTGTACACAGGATGCTCGTCAACCCTTAATGAGACTAACCCATGGTGGAGACTGGATCTGCGTCATATTTACAGAATTAGCAAGGTGGTCATCACTAACAGAAATGACTGCTGTGCAGAACAAATAAACGGCGCTGAGATTCGCATCGGAAACTCTTTGGAGAACAATGGCACCAACAATCCCAT ATGTGCTGTTATTCCTGCTATTCCAGCAGGCAAGTCCTCCAGCTACTCATGTAATGGGATGGAGGGACGTTATGTGAATCTGAACATTCCTGGAAACATGAAGATACTCACTCTTTGTGAGATGAAGGTCTTTGGAGAAG GTCCCTGTTTAAAAAGATCATTTGTAAAGATGCAGTTTAACTCCAGCAAATATTTGACCGACCCTTCAGTGAGAGAAAACATTCTGAAACAG gTCGTTGTGGTAAAGAAAATTAATACTCTGGAAATCAGCCATGAGGAACATGATAATTCACTGAAAAGACAGTGA